From the genome of Dermacentor andersoni chromosome 3, qqDerAnde1_hic_scaffold, whole genome shotgun sequence:
AACGAGTGTGGCTCTTGAAAGATTACCTTTCTATCTCAAATTTATTGCGTTGTTTCTAACACGACCTTCGGCACAtccacacacacaggcacaaatGCACATCGCAATCTGGAGTCGATTCTCCTTGCTCGCTATCTCTTGAAAGATATTCCAAGGCTCTCTATAAAAACCCAAACATATACGCTGGAAGCCTTTCACGTTGGCATTGTTCACTTTGCACCAAAAACATTCAGCGATTCATACGAAGGCCTACAAACAAAGTAACGCCATGGTTTAAGCCTGCAATTTTTGTGAGTAACACAAGTCTTTTAGAACATACAATGCTGCATTGTATTTCGGTACCAACAGTGAAGAAGTGTTGAAAGCTAGCAGCTTCGAATCTCCGCGAGGAACGAAGCGTTGGACCGTTTTACCTGTGAAAGATGTAAAATTTCGCAAGCAAATCAAGATAGAGCTTCCATGTTTGTTAGGGCCGTGTAGCATTGAGAAACAATTGACAACGTGGTACGCAAGCAGCATGCTGTGGGAGCTGCCCTTCCACATTGCAGAAAATTCTTAGACCCCAGGTCCCATGATTACCAAATGTTCGCATGACTCAGTTAATACGGTCTGCATACTTTGCTGACATCTGACGCATGTTTCTGTTGGGTTTATTGGTCATTGTACGAATTTTTAAACTTCATTGCAAGTGCGCATCATATTTGTTCCTTTCAGAATACATTAATAGGCTCATAGAAGCCATTTTTTTGCGAATATTGAAATATCCAGCTTTCGAGATGGGTGAAGAAACGCGTACAATAAAGCCAAGGCCTACACATAGTCGCTGGCATCAGAACAAGACCTTAAAGCGGCATTGCCGCTGCATCAGTCCCGCTCTAAGCCATAATGGCTTATACATCATTCTGTAAGTCTTGCCACTGTCATATGTACCGTTATTACATACGTCTTTTACAATGCAATAGCTTCAGGAGAACATGCACATATGACAGCGCTTGAAGTTCCAGAGGCAAAATACTTTATTTAGCATGGAATAATGTACAACACTTATAACTTTTTCACAGGTGGAATATCGGTAATTTGAGTAGAGTATGTTGTGCAGCTTCCCATCAATAAATTTGATTGCCACTAAAAACTAATTTATGCTTTTCGTTTCATATCTGACCAAATAGTTTAGTTTAGTAATGAGATTTACTGCGTCTTAAATAATGTACAGTGTGCCCTTGCATGTAGAGCGCACGCCTCCCAACAAGCTCAAAAGCAGATAACATTAAATGGTAGTGTAATTTCATAAAAAGTAAAGCATATATATGGCATTTTTTCAATACAATTTTCAGACGGGATAGTTGGTTCATAATGTGCAAAACAAGGACATTTCAATTATTCCTCAAGCTGGCATTTCACAagtacctttctttttaattgggTGTGTACTGCCTTATTGCGTTTGTGCTGTAGCACGTTTATATTGAGGCATCTGGCGTAATAAAATGAGTTGGCAATTTGCATTCGACTGCTCTTTCGTTCGGTTTTGGGCATTATGAAATTGTCTGTGACGAGCCAACAGTTCCCTTCACACTGGTAGCCTTCACGTTATGATTGTGCTTCACATGCACAGTAGTTATCATAAACATAATAATGACATAAAATTGAAgtttgtttttacagcgaagcctcGTATGTCTACGCTCCCATACATCGTTCAATGTCCGTGCCTCAAAGCAGCCCGCGCCCTCTATGAGGATGCAAAGCAAGCAAGTAAGGCACGTGCTGACACCTAGCCTAGCAGGAGGAAATCTAATAAACCAATACACAGTTTCTAGCAATAATTACTATACTGAACTCTCGCGCTgctgtctatgggagctgcagtCAGTGCGGATCAGGATGTGCATTAGCTTCGTCCTTCTGGCATTAAACGTCTCTTCGACTTTGCAAATTCCTCATTATCAACAATGTACCGTGTATTAAATTATTAAATAAACCTTACTGAAATCATACTGTGGCAGAATTCAAGTATGAGGgatctagcacagaagcccgagaTTGAAACAATTACGCCGTGGACGCATGCATCAACGAACGGCATAGAACGCCCTCATGAATTtcttgcgggcaagcgagcgtcATAATACGCCTGGCGTGTTTCAATttggacgccatgacaggttgaACCGCTATTAGTAGCGATCGTGCGTGTTCGCAGAGTATTCGACAGATGCGGAAGGCGAATGGCCCAAAATAACTAAACTTTTACACTCAGCCTTGCGCTTTGTCGTTTTTACAGCTCCACTGGTAGCccacattcacagagtggaatggctgcgaatttttgtttacaaaaccTAATTGAATGCGTAAAACGCTGGATGGTCAGGGGTGTCACTAAAGCCATCCGATTTATAGACATGAGCTGGCATGTCAGAGAACTAATTTACCAAAACGATATGGAATAAATTCTGTGTAGATATTTAGAACACAGCATATAAACAAGGCATATATACTGCGCAATAAAGGAATAAATATCGAAACCGCTGATCTCGTTCACACGTGTTCACACACAAATCGCTTCCGTTTCTCACGCGTTTCATATCTTTGCTTTACCCCGGCGTTCAGGTAGATAAAGCGCAAAAAGGTGGTATTTGACTTCTACGAAGTCCGGGTAATTGTCGTCGTGGTGTTAACAAGATGCGGCTAAGCGTGTTCCGCAGAACCTAGTTCTACTTCCACGAACCTCCAGAAGCACACGAATTTAGGGATAATATGTAGACTAAGTGCAGTTTCATGCTAGAACTACGTTGTTCGTGTTCTTTTGAATTGTGCAGTACCTGTAACCTTCCCATCTGACGGTAATGAAAAATTTAGACTGTCATCATCTGTTTTGTAAATATTAGAAGTAGGCACTTGAATATAGACTTTTTCAAGTACGAATAGAATAAGAATAGGAAGTATTAGTTATCGAATCGAATATGGAATAGACAGACTCGGACTCACATATTTAAAACAGAAATATTTAATTCGGTATGATTAGGAGCACGTTTGTACTGAATAGAATCAATTATTACGGAAGATTAGGATCGTTATAAGCCCGAGATCCCTACAACCGTCATGAAAAGAGCTGCACGAATAGCCCCTTGACATATTGAGAGTGGGGTAGCAAATAAGCTTTCTAAGAATGACAAGCAGCTGTCTGACCAACATTTCAAATGCGCAATACACATAGTTGTTGAAAAAATAACAGAAGTTatggaaaacgaaaagaaaaagctaaTGAAGTATATGTGTGCTCTATAGACACAATAAAATATCTGTTGCAAGGAAAAAGTAACTGGTTGTAATGTAAACTTAGAACTACTACACGACTAGGCTGCAAAAAAGACTACTTGGCGCTCCGGCAGCAATAATAGCCGGTTGTCATTTATTGGACGATAAGAAGGGGAACCTAGCGGTACGGTTTTGCAAGGGCACCGCCTTTTTAAGAACGCTCGCACGTATTTCTCAGAACCATACGAAACCAACagctaatgaagaaaaagaaagcacagggcAAATTATTTGCAATGTTTAATTGAAGCGTAAAAATGAGAGGCTAAAGGGAAATAGAAcaggaaaaaaaacttttttgacGGTGAGAGGCGAACCCACAACCGCCGCTATGCGCGCGCGTTGCACTTCTAATCGTGCTACGACGACGGTGGTACCCACGTCCAtgcattcttgggtatttatgtacgACTACAAGATCTAAGCTGAGGAGTATGAACCAGCGCCAGACTTGCAaagcaaaagtaaaaacaaagccTGCCTTACCATTTTGTTTTTGCGTTCTTCAAAAGCTTTGTCGTTGTTTTACTTTTAATAACtataatttgcgatactttgttcaGCAACCGGAGACCAGTAACTTGATTTTAGCCCTCGGtcgttgcgaaatatttggttagatTTATTATTCGGAAATATCGGATAGGTAATTTTTGTatacgaataaaatattacacatcAACTATTCATATTCGAAACTGCGAAAACTCAGCTACCCTGTAGTAAATAGATTAGTAAAGCTAAAGGCCTCTAACGCTGCTGGTAAGTTCACTGTTTCCCTTCTCCTGCACGGACGTTATACCAACATGAAACGTGAGGGTGATTTACGTCACATTAGCTTACATTGGAGCGTTTCAAAATGCCTACGATCTTAAAATCCACTTCCCCGTTACGGTGAGAATTTTAATGACTTTTGTGTGTCACTTCAGCGACACGCTTCAGAAAACACTAGGAACACGAGTCTGTAGTGGTTCTAGTGTGCGATTGAAAACCAGACCTATCGAACGCAGCGATAAAGTTCAGTGAGGCATTATCCAGCCTACTTTGTTGGGATGACCATCGGCTAAACCGCAAGACTGAGGATCTTCACAATACGTGCCACATGATCCCGCTCCCAGTATGCTTCGCCCAGTCATGAACGTAAACCTCTGAGTACCTCCAATGAATATTTTACAGTAAATGAACGTGTCATTAACACAACAAATAAAAGTACGTGTTATTGTTTATTGGTCTAGGGCACCTAACCCGCCACCTTCTTAGCCCCCCCCTTCCCTTCATTCGTGCTTGCGCTCGCTCGCTGCGCTCCTTGGCAGGAGCCCTCCGTGTCGCAGGCTTTCAAAGCGATCTCAGGCGGCACGTACTGCAAAGATCACTTTACACTCCGTAAACGTTGCAAGGCCTTTCCgtctccctgccccccccccccacatacatacatacatacatgcatacatccaaacatatatatatatatatatatatatatatatatatatatatagagagagagagagagagagagagagagaggtagtaTTAAGTATTATCCGCCGCAGGCGGTTTTAATACACTTGTGCGATGCCACATAAAGATAACTATACACTTCGGCTACTGCACACAGCGTTCTGAAAAGTCTTGAAAGTCACAAACCACCGGATGCCATAAAAATACTACGGCGGCGCTCAATGCAGTTTTTCAATATTAATTCAAATACTACGAACAAGCTCAATAACTACCTGGGATATTGTCTAGGGTGTGATTTTGACACGAGCTTGCATAATCTACGTTAGCTGCGAATGAAATGGACCAATAAACAGCTCAGTTTCAGTGTACTCAATCTTCGTGAACTCGAAGCCTTAGGAAAACCTTAGGAACTCGAAGCTTTAGGAAAACGCAGTATGGCCTAGCGATAACCTCCGGCATTAAAACTTCAGTGATTTCGAACACGCATGTCACCAATTAAATAGCCGCCTGTCTACCGCCGTTTCCTGGAGCATAAGCTTGGGGGCAATACCGCAAGTCTTCAAGATTTCTCAACATTTGCATGCAAGATCTTTGCAAAACGCCGGCTGCACGCGGTGTTCCGTCTACGGCCAAAAGTAGTGCTGCCATTAAAAACGTGCTCTACCGTTTTCTCACGATTCGGAGGAAGACACGTCCGGGCAGCTGGGACGCAAGATACTGCTTTTCCGTATCTCCCGAGGCGGCTGCGAGCACCGTTTTTGTTTCCGTGTCTGGCGTATGCGCAGAAGCGCGCGATCGTAAGGCACTTAGCGAAACGCGATGGAAAGATCCGAACCCAGGCACCTTCCTTACTTTTATCTAATTTCGCTTTCGTTCGCGCGCAACGGTCAGACTCGATGCAGTCGCTGAGATCGTGACTCTTCGTATGTGGAGAGGGAGTAAGCAGCATAATTTAGAGTATATAAAAGCTGCACAAAGCTGGCGGCACAGTCATCCGCTTTCAGCCCGCAGGAGCCACAAGCATGAACTCCCTGGTAAGAAGGCGCAAACGGTTGGACATGTACAATGTGGTAGGAACTCGGATGTCTTACTTTTCAAGCTTTTGTTAGAGTGAACATAACCGTTTCAATCAGACTGAACGCTAGCTGATGGTGTCATATACGCATAGTCTAGTCAAATAGCTATACAAGAATGAGACAGTTGATGCATTGTTAGAACAGCGAAATCGCTTAGGAGGAAAATGTGGCTCGCAAGCTCATTGTAAAATTTTCTGAGTGATGTAAAAAACTGCATATTACTGAAGACATTTCAGCCATTCCGCGGAAAAAGATTACTTTCGTAAAGGCAAAACTTGTAAAAATTGTAAGTTTTTGCTACACTGATTATCATATAGTGCCAACATAACTCATTATAATATTAAGCGGTGCATTTGCCCGGTACTTAAGGGGCAGCTCCTGCGACCAGCTTATCTTACGATTAAGCAGTCTTCACTTAAGGACATGTCTAATGGCATTCTCGCGTTAAAGTATGCCCCGTAGAAACAACAAATAATGCTGTCGTGAATACCATTGCAGTGCACCGTCGTCGCCCTTTGTGCCATTGTGGCTTCTGCATATGCGGGTGGACTTGGAGGCTACGGTCTTGGAGGCCTTGGCTACGGAGGATATGGACTGGGCTATGGCGGAGGCTACGGTGGAGGCCTAGGCTACGGGGGAGGCCTGGGATATGGTGGAGGCCTGGGTTACGGAGGCGGCTACGGTGTCAGCGGTGTGGGCGTCGGCAGTAGCGTGGCCCTTTTGAGCGGAGGACCTGCTTTCGCCAAAGTTGTGGCCGGCCCTGCTTTCGTCGTTAGGTCTGTGCATCACGTGAACAAGGTTAGCGGAGGAGGAGCCCTTCTCGCTCACTCTGGTCTCGGCAGTGGATACGGAAGAGGCGCCGGCTACGGTGGAGGCTACGGTGGAGGCTACGGTGGAGGTTACGGTGGAGGTTACGGAGGTTACGGTGGATACGGCTACGGTGGCTACGGCTACAAGGGCTAAGTGTGAATCATAACTGTGCGTTGTTGTTAGATTCACATCATTTCGTTTAGGTTTGTCTGCGACTGCAACTCTTCCTCTTCATTACCTAAGAAAAGACTCCAAGCGTGCGACATTCCTGCCATAATTTACGGGAAGTTTTCACCAGAAACATCAAGCAGCCATGACAGCGGACACGATTCAGTGCTTCCCCTGCGCGAAAAAATAAAGTGTTTCTTTGCGAGTGAATGCTTGCCTGATTACTGATACAACACAGCATTTGTTTGCAATGCTACGTGCACAATTGTCGCCACTGGCCTAGTTCGTGGCTATGAAAAATTTTTTTGTGCACGTAAGTCAGCAGCACCTACAGCTTGACTGCTGCGATAAACGTCAGTCAGGTTTTTACGCAGTAAATGCCAAGTTGTGAAAGGCCGCCTGATTGTAGTTCGGGACATATttcgcagcgaagctgttagcttgTAGGTAACCGGTTTTCTCGCatccgtcagaaaaaaaaaaggaattgaacCGCAAAAAGTGCATATCTCCTTCCGAATCAGGCACATAACACACAGGACAGTATTCATTTTAATAAAGAAAAGCTCGTAAGAACCGTCAGAACCGCATAGCAGATGACAAGGCGCCTATGAACAATGCGAGCCAGGTTTCTTCTGCCCGCGTGTGTTTCCCGGTATATAACGGTTGCATAAGTGGCTCCGGTGTAaaaggggcaacagcagcatTGGAATCAGTGAATGAGGTCACTGAAGTAATATAAAAGGgagacctgcctagcaactcattCAATTCAGTGCAACACaaagttaggactcccgaagagcagcgccaATACAATGACCATCGAAGAGTGGAAAATCGGGATGTCGAACAACGGTGCCGTGCTAAGTCTAGGCAGAACAATGAAACAATTCATATCCCCATCAACGGCAATTGAATGGTTTTCTAACAGCCTCGCTGGTTTGTTACTGCGaacgaaggtacatatatacatttcgtaggtgcatgcgcacacagtgtTAAAAAAGTACAATCtcattctaatcaaaatgtggcagactgttctgtaagtacattttttcttttttggacaaggcaagtgaagccgtgctgacacatttatcaccttccctgtcaatgtgatatgcctcagaaatctcgcgcccccaccttgtgcctcccctaccaagcacacgcgtggtgtcaaacgcaggcacgcacccgcatcgcttacagtgcatggccaaatggccgcccccCGCTAATGAATCAACCAGCGTTCGGTGTTCTCGTAGCCGTTCATTTAGGCAGCGGCCAGTCTGCCCCACGTAGCATCTACCGCATGAGAGTggtatgcggtatacgaccccaacaatgcagggtacaaacatgcatgcatgttttatggcgcagaccggttttttcttctcgtttacagcTTTGCACATGCGCACCAGCTTTTCGGGGGCAGTGAACATCACGTCCACACCGCACTTCTCTCCAACCTTTCTCAGCCGGTGCGATAGCTGGTGCACGTACGGTATAGCTGTACgtttcagcttcttgcagcttttttcgCCTGCTACGCCAGGGCGTCCACCTGCTCTGATTTCTTTCAGGAGGCATTCCGCCACAGCTGTCACGATCTCTTTCGGAAAACCTGCATTCTGCAACCGGAGCACTTGCTTCTGCAAGCTGACCTCAATTTTATGATGGCAGGACTTTTCGAGAgcaccacgcaggcaattttttGCAATGCCCCTCTTAACCAATTTTGAGTGAGCCGAATTGTATGCTAGAATTTCCTTTTTTGTGCGAGGCTGATACGACCAGCAGATGTGCCCTGTGCCAAAGTGCAAACACAGCTCGAGGAATTGGAGTGCATTCTAAGACTTAACATCTTGGATGGTAGATACAAGACTTGGGATGGGCATGAGTGTATGGACCAAGGTGAGCATTTCCAGTATTCTATGGAACGAGGGAAAAAGATGAAGATGAAGAGGAAAAAGCATAATCTGTGCATTTGGCTACTGCATGGCCAATCAAATTGTGTTTATCACTTTAATATTTTTAGTGCAGAAATAAATTATCAGAATAAAACGTTGCGTTAATTCTGTGTTACCCGTCGTCTGTCATGCAGAAAACAATGAGTTGGTCTattaaactaataactgcggtcgaGCTGCAACTTTtgcatgccttcaagaatgtaaaatgctagatttgaaACTGCAGcaatagtcgagtctgtcaaaattAACTCCATTGCGTACCTCATAAATGAATATAAGTTGATGCCTAATAGtgagcttagatgcaggccgcaatGAACTGTTCCTTGTTAGtcttgaaatgtgggtaagcttgcctaacaagccttgttgcctaTTCTTATAGGTATACCCAGTCATATCTATTGAACTGGAGGATCATATTTTGATACCTACTGATCATATTCTTTGcagatcctcaaattatggcttgagcagtggcacgacCACAGATGGTGCGAGGGGCACATTGGGcgcgtgcttaggatgtgtcacgaGTGGTGTTTGTGCCCCACCAAACTAATGACAGACATGACATCTGACCATGACCAATATTCGATTTATTAGTACTAATATTGTAACATTGGTCCTGAACGACTATCAACTGTctgtgatttcttttttcttcaaatctaAAAGTTAAAGATAGTTTACCAGTTGACTactgcagtcatttagatgtttcgcatgcatttcagtaggaagaatAACAGCTAaggctttcttttattattagtACAGTGACCTTATttatgcacccgccgtggttgctcagtggaaatggtgttgggctgctgagcacgaggtcacgggatcgaatcccggtcatggcggctgcatttcgatggaggcgaaatgcgaaaacacccgtgtacatagatttaggtgcacgttaaagatccccaggtggtagaaatttcaggagtcctgcactacggcgtgcctcataaccagaaagtggttttgccacgtaaaactccataattaagaAAAAAACTATTTTATTGACTGTCTTGATgaccatgtcctcgtgttgacttttgcacacaatATCTTTCAGGCACCCCCTTTATATagcgcaagaaggcagctgtaaggacacaaggatgtcataGAGCCAGCCTACCGCGACTCTACATCATGCAGAGAAGCACActccaaagaatcaaaatacattgccatgcaatttggccgagaaaactagaatgtggttATATTGGGTGTTCCATTTGGCTAAATGTCACCGAAACTTTCAAAATGCAGTATGTCAcgccaagatgaaaattctcacgtgctctaggcagacatcttaacatggtatctttatttaatgtctctgatgggaaagtgAAGTTTAAGTATGCTCTTTGGAGACAAACACACAGGAACGAGTGtgattgaaaagttagaaatgcgTTGAAGAAAGCTGATTACTTTTGTGacaagtgactgctttttgtcttgcctccaaggagatatatccatgtgataaaaaaatagtggtacaacgCATACTTGCATAACATAACCCATACTTGTAATGAACATGGTGCCTGTTTTCACTCTAAAAGCAACTGCCCATGCTTGCTTAGGTGCTTGCATAATTTAACAGCACGTAAATGCAAGGATGCAAACACAAACTACTGCTATTCTGTATTTTAAACACTGCTGTCTTCCCTTTTATCTATattttacacctaattttagaattatggcttctccttaggttccagaaaggggaagcattagGGCAGAGTACCCTaggtttaagaagtcattatcgtttacgtgcatgcaCACGAAACCTGTTCGTTAGAACCTACGTCCCAATTAGAAGCCACTTAGTGGCTTGCAATTGAAAAATTAATTTGGCACATGTAAAATTGTGGTTCCTCCTTCTGTGAAATAGTCACACGAGTGCTTCGGACAAGTATTTGAGATTTCGGTTAGGGTGATTCAATCCACTTGCCAACCAATTATTCTAGAGGAGGTAGGGATGTGTTCAATGTGAAGAACTGAAAGCATCTCTCTGGAACACTTCTTCATCAAGTTGCGGGTGTGAACATAGTGGTAGTCAAGGAAAAGCCCGTTAGTTTTATGCCTCCTGTAGATATAATTTCTATAAGGCAAAATAAATTTAAAGCATTTTTTCACATGGTAAATTTCTGGAattaagatagagtgcacagtgaggcactTTGTTTTCCCCGACACATATACACTTGTTTGGAGACGAAGATAAGATGCAGTGAAGCGGGACAACTTTTCTTGTTTAAGCATACCTTAATCATTTCAGCAGGAAAAGAGCTTTGgcttcaggtagttggttcatagTGGCAGCACGTGCATGTAACTCATctacgaaaaatgataatacaattctgcgaaatgcatctaatagtacatacaaagcggacaaaattgatatattatacacgaatctaaaaaaaatttaataagatggaaatacagcttttgggGAACCCCTTTAAACAACGcaaaaaattcacgtaagatgaaAAATATCATATCGAATTTGTcagctttcaatgatctaatggatgccgttcctAGAACCACTAttcctgttcttgatgcagagctatgaattttaaacttcgtgcgtctatttttctcaaacttccgaatttttgaaaattcttgtagcaaAACTCAGGCCCtatatcgaaattccgcttccaacagtcactagaattaaactttctctctaaaatgcaatttttcattaaaatcggtcaggGGTTGTCTCAGAGAAAGGTTTTTGcgtttgcatgtatttgaataggccgcgtcgaagttgggcctgagctaaagcttccccttaatgAAACATATATTTTCCAAACTGATTCACGAAAACTACCGTTCAAGGTTGTTTCTAGGCAGAAATCTTGTCAGGAATAAGATAGGTACTTTCTTCTTCAAAATATTTTATTGACACAAAAAATTATTACATATGTAACATACAATGacagcgaaaaaaaattaaattaggctTAATTGATGACATTATTTCGGAAATCTAATGAAAAACACGCGATCGGTCGTATCCTGCGCTGTAACCTTCCTAAAAGGTATCTTCCCAAAACCTTCCGCGTCTCTTTCTTTCAGAAATTATAACTTTCCTAAGGTGACAGGCTCAATTGGTTCGTATGACAGCCATAactttttatttcatttgtaGTAATGAAATTTAGAATATGTACACACAGCGACAAAAGTTTACGAACCACGGGGTCTCCTAAAACGTTCAATCCCCTAACAGCCGGTAGCAGTAGCCAGTATTATAGTATACAACaatgttagcatattctaatcgaggcccgaaatgcaaatactagactgcgttgtgaggttgcggagatattcagctttttctcagactTCGTGCCCCGCAATACTTTGTCGCCGGGTGCACGTAAAACAAGAACGTACATAAACTTAATATTTTTATAGATATCCGTGCAACTGCTCAAAAGTTGATTCCCAGACCCATCCCCCTTAACACTTCGCTCTAGCTGTACTCCATCTACATAAGCTCAAGAATTGACTTAGTAACACGCAATATTTCGTAGCCCGTCAGAAGTGATGTTTCCGCATTTTCGAGCCCATAAGTTACAAAAATGCGCATTTTTGCTGCTGTTTAGTGTCCAAGCTACTCTTTGGTAATAAGGTTGTTCTTCTAAATTTGGTGACATGTTTCTGTTCAACTTCCTGGAGCACATCATGAAAACCCAATGTTCCGCTACGACCAAACACAGCAATGCCTTAAAACACGGGCCATTTTGTTTCCTCGCGGAAGAGATGCCCAGGGTGCCGAAAAACAGGATACTGGTTCGCCATATCTCTCGAGGCGAGACCGAGAGCATCTTTTGTTTTCTCGTCATGATTATGCCCAGTGGTGAATACTGCAAAACACTTTGTGAAATGCGTTAGAACGATGGTAGTATCtttctgttttatttcttttcatttttgcacCCAGCAGTGGCCACAGGCGGAGGGTTCGTCGCAATTGGGACCGTTCGAAAGTGGCGATCGATCAAGCAGCGTTACCTCGGAGTACATAAAAGC
Proteins encoded in this window:
- the LOC126524092 gene encoding uncharacterized protein; this encodes MNSLCTVVALCAIVASAYAGGLGGYGLGGLGYGGYGLGYGGGYGGGLGYGGGLGYGGGLGYGGGYGVSGVGVGSSVALLSGGPAFAKVVAGPAFVVRSVHHVNKVSGGGALLAHSGLGSGYGRGAGYGGGYGGGYGGGYGGGYGGYGGYGYGGYGYKG